The following proteins are co-located in the Patescibacteria group bacterium genome:
- a CDS encoding helix-turn-helix domain-containing protein encodes MTQAEALTILKTGANVFLTGEPGAGKSHTVREYVHYLRTHGVEPAITASTGIAATHIGGLTIHSWSGIGIKKDLSKYDIREIGTNDRVAKRMRNMHVLIIDEVSMLDANILGLVDAVLRGVRENHAPFGGMQVIFVGDFFQLPPVSRNDEEPAEFSFMADAWHSAKPIICYLSEQHRQEDPAFLEVLTSLRSGRVPEEHRERLLARQQPVGSGVEITKLFPHNADVDRINTAQLAKIPGEVKSFKMVDMGNPKMCEALRRGCLSPERLDLKVGARVMFTRNNFDDGYVNGTTGEVEGFSRDTGFPIVKTRSGRTIEAKPASWAIEGESRSLAAISQIPLRLAWAMTVHKSQGMSLDAAYVDLSGAFAFGQGYVALSRVRTLDGLFLGGLNERALEVDQNVLVQDGQFREESDIAREKYGSADASKLELKQKGFIVACGGRVTARTPIEMLAAPLTPTKRSKEPRYEQTLALLLEGKTIDEVAAERGRKAGTIIEHLEKLKELGGLPKTGLEHLKNEKALADIHGAFRKLKTQQLSPVLTHLNRKYSYDDIKLARLFYF; translated from the coding sequence ATGACCCAAGCCGAAGCTTTGACCATTCTGAAAACGGGCGCCAACGTCTTCCTCACGGGGGAGCCAGGCGCGGGCAAGAGCCATACGGTGCGCGAATATGTGCACTATTTGCGTACCCACGGGGTCGAACCGGCCATTACCGCTTCGACCGGCATCGCGGCGACCCATATTGGCGGGTTGACTATCCATTCGTGGAGCGGGATCGGCATTAAGAAGGATCTCAGTAAGTACGACATTCGCGAGATCGGGACGAACGATCGAGTGGCTAAGCGCATGCGCAACATGCATGTTTTGATTATTGACGAGGTGTCCATGCTCGACGCGAATATATTGGGGCTCGTCGACGCCGTGCTGCGCGGAGTCCGCGAGAACCACGCGCCGTTTGGCGGAATGCAAGTAATCTTCGTTGGTGACTTCTTCCAGCTCCCACCGGTGAGTCGGAACGACGAAGAACCGGCTGAGTTTTCATTCATGGCTGATGCCTGGCATTCCGCCAAGCCTATTATTTGCTATTTGAGCGAACAACACCGCCAGGAAGACCCGGCGTTCTTGGAGGTGCTGACATCTTTGCGTTCGGGGCGCGTGCCCGAGGAACATAGGGAGCGATTGCTCGCTCGCCAACAGCCAGTAGGCTCGGGCGTGGAGATTACGAAACTGTTCCCGCACAATGCTGATGTCGATCGTATAAACACCGCGCAACTCGCGAAGATCCCGGGCGAAGTGAAGTCATTTAAGATGGTAGACATGGGAAATCCTAAAATGTGCGAGGCTTTACGACGCGGTTGTTTGTCGCCCGAGAGACTCGACTTGAAGGTCGGCGCACGAGTTATGTTCACTCGCAACAACTTCGACGATGGTTACGTTAACGGTACGACGGGGGAGGTAGAGGGATTTTCGAGAGACACGGGATTCCCGATCGTGAAGACGCGGTCAGGCAGAACTATTGAGGCTAAGCCTGCCAGCTGGGCTATTGAGGGAGAGTCGCGGTCGCTCGCCGCGATTTCGCAAATCCCGCTTCGGCTAGCTTGGGCGATGACCGTACACAAGAGTCAGGGGATGTCGCTCGACGCGGCGTATGTTGATCTTTCTGGTGCGTTTGCTTTCGGACAAGGTTATGTTGCACTGTCGCGCGTGCGTACCCTCGACGGCTTGTTCCTCGGCGGTTTGAATGAACGAGCGCTTGAGGTCGACCAGAATGTCCTGGTTCAAGACGGTCAGTTTAGAGAGGAGTCAGATATTGCGCGCGAGAAGTATGGCAGCGCCGATGCGTCAAAACTCGAACTCAAGCAAAAGGGTTTTATTGTCGCTTGTGGAGGCCGGGTGACTGCTCGCACACCCATTGAAATGCTCGCCGCCCCGTTAACGCCAACTAAGCGTAGTAAGGAGCCGCGCTACGAACAAACGCTCGCGCTTCTACTCGAGGGTAAAACTATCGACGAGGTAGCGGCCGAGCGGGGGAGAAAGGCCGGAACTATTATCGAGCACCTCGAGAAATTGAAAGAGCTCGGCGGCTTGCCAAAGACAGGTCTGGAACACCTTAAGAACGAGAAAGCTTTGGCTGACATTCATGGTGCTTTCCGAAAGTTGAAAACCCAGCAACTGAGCCCGGTACTCACACATCTGAACCGTAAGTACTCGTACGATGATATTAAGTTGGCCAGGTTGTTCTATTTTTAG
- a CDS encoding TspO/MBR family protein, which produces MPKNEIGIRVFAAVVFVCAVSGLGSAFTMSGLAPWYQTLRLPSYAPAGNIIGLVWTLLFALLAASIIFSWNAAGKHFFKSVGPLYVTNGLLNVLWSFVFFSLHDLTAAAVTAGILGFSVLVLIFANLKVSKIAAGLLVPYFLWVSFATVLNVEIVLLNPAAPVANNGVSLPMPGDRVDEVSQPKSSTFTFATGVKKVIDSHLSLTLDRVNDSRCPADVQCIWQGELSPEFTAILDGVNSQVRLGTVTVKNADVGPYHLTLVDAGLESAKLIIRLP; this is translated from the coding sequence ATGCCAAAAAATGAAATTGGGATTCGGGTTTTTGCTGCCGTAGTCTTTGTTTGTGCGGTTAGCGGACTGGGGAGCGCCTTCACTATGTCCGGCCTCGCGCCATGGTATCAAACCCTGCGTCTTCCGTCGTACGCGCCAGCTGGGAACATTATTGGACTAGTTTGGACTCTCCTCTTCGCTCTTTTAGCTGCCTCGATAATCTTTTCTTGGAACGCCGCCGGAAAACACTTCTTTAAATCGGTCGGTCCGCTCTACGTCACCAACGGCCTCTTGAACGTGTTGTGGAGTTTTGTGTTTTTCAGCCTCCATGATCTGACTGCCGCTGCTGTTACGGCCGGCATCCTTGGATTCTCCGTACTGGTGCTGATTTTTGCTAACCTGAAGGTTTCAAAAATAGCTGCTGGTCTGCTCGTTCCATATTTTTTGTGGGTGTCGTTCGCTACCGTGTTAAATGTTGAAATCGTTTTGCTAAATCCGGCCGCCCCAGTCGCCAACAACGGTGTCTCCTTGCCCATGCCTGGTGACAGGGTAGACGAGGTTAGCCAGCCTAAATCATCGACCTTTACGTTTGCTACGGGCGTGAAGAAAGTGATCGACAGCCATTTGTCCCTCACTCTTGATCGGGTGAATGATTCCCGTTGCCCTGCTGACGTTCAATGCATTTGGCAGGGGGAGCTGTCGCCTGAGTTCACGGCTATCCTGGACGGGGTGAATTCTCAGGTTCGCCTAGGGACTGTGACAGTCAAAAATGCGGATGTTGGCCCGTATCATCTGACGCTAGTAGATGCAGGACTGGAAAGCGCCAAGCTGATAATCAGGCTTCCCTAA
- a CDS encoding HigA family addiction module antitoxin → MKKLKPIHPGEILLEDFLVPFELTQYRLAKDINVPARRINEIVHGDRAISPDTALRLAKYFGNSPEFWMNLQAHYDLEILGESWSRTIEKQVRVFQAA, encoded by the coding sequence ATGAAAAAACTTAAACCCATTCATCCCGGCGAGATCCTGCTTGAAGACTTTTTGGTTCCGTTCGAGCTCACCCAGTACCGGCTCGCCAAAGATATTAATGTTCCTGCCCGTCGCATTAACGAGATTGTCCACGGCGATCGCGCCATCAGTCCCGACACCGCTCTCCGACTCGCAAAATATTTTGGCAATAGTCCTGAATTTTGGATGAACCTCCAGGCGCACTACGATCTCGAGATCCTCGGCGAGAGTTGGTCAAGGACCATCGAAAAACAAGTCCGAGTATTTCAGGCTGCCTAA
- a CDS encoding ATP-binding cassette domain-containing protein codes for MDHGDVIVRFQGVTFGYDAENPLLDEADFSVRENSKLTVMGQNGAGKSTIFKLLTGALKPDRGEIHIKQGASIAIATQVMPLEKLGFSVREFFASAFTEKHYDLDKRITDVLAVVNLVAPLEKIIKEFSGGQQARLLLAYALIQEPDILLLDEPTNNLDSDGIAELTAFLIMYEKTVLVISHDADFLNSFTDGVLHLDVYTGKVDKYDGNYADVVVQITARVEREQMKNARLLKEIQDRKDKVNFFAHKGGKMRKLASKLKDQVEEAEENMVDVKKDDRTIRAFQIPAQPWSDNVLSISSIKVIKNHEPEDKPVKVYLRKGQKLLISGPNGIGKSTFLRTLAEGKDEGAKIAKDVRVGYYRQDFSGLDFGKSAYDSLAEMMPVPDNETIRKTGAMFLLNGDALATRVGSLSEGQKGLLCFARFVIQKPGLLILDEPTNHINFRHLPVIAKALDAYEGTIVMVSHAPDFVSQIRFGEELNLAQL; via the coding sequence ATGGACCATGGAGATGTCATTGTTCGGTTTCAGGGAGTGACGTTTGGCTACGACGCGGAGAACCCACTCCTCGACGAAGCCGATTTTTCGGTACGTGAGAATAGCAAGCTGACGGTCATGGGCCAGAACGGGGCGGGGAAGAGCACCATTTTCAAATTGCTCACCGGTGCATTAAAGCCAGATCGTGGCGAGATCCATATTAAACAGGGCGCGAGTATCGCGATTGCTACCCAGGTAATGCCACTCGAGAAACTCGGCTTTTCAGTTCGGGAGTTTTTTGCCTCGGCGTTTACAGAGAAGCATTACGACCTCGACAAGAGAATCACCGACGTGCTCGCGGTTGTGAACCTCGTCGCACCGCTCGAAAAGATCATCAAGGAATTCTCTGGTGGACAACAGGCTCGTTTGCTCCTCGCCTACGCACTTATCCAAGAACCTGACATTCTGTTGCTCGATGAGCCGACGAATAACCTGGACTCTGACGGCATTGCCGAGCTGACGGCGTTTTTGATCATGTACGAAAAAACGGTGCTGGTTATTTCCCACGATGCAGACTTTTTGAACTCGTTTACTGACGGCGTGTTGCACCTTGATGTGTACACCGGGAAGGTCGATAAGTACGACGGTAACTATGCTGACGTGGTTGTGCAAATCACGGCGCGTGTTGAGCGTGAGCAAATGAAGAACGCTCGCCTGCTCAAAGAGATTCAAGATAGAAAAGACAAGGTAAACTTCTTCGCGCACAAAGGCGGAAAGATGCGCAAACTCGCGAGCAAGCTGAAGGACCAGGTAGAAGAAGCAGAAGAGAACATGGTTGACGTGAAGAAAGATGACCGGACGATTCGTGCTTTCCAGATTCCAGCACAACCGTGGAGTGATAACGTGTTGTCTATTTCTTCTATTAAGGTCATTAAGAATCACGAACCGGAAGATAAGCCGGTGAAGGTTTATTTGCGCAAGGGCCAGAAACTTTTGATCTCCGGACCAAACGGTATTGGTAAGAGCACTTTCTTGCGCACGCTCGCCGAGGGCAAGGACGAGGGAGCAAAGATTGCCAAGGACGTACGCGTTGGCTATTACCGTCAGGATTTTTCAGGCCTCGACTTCGGCAAGTCCGCCTATGACTCGTTGGCTGAGATGATGCCGGTTCCAGACAACGAAACTATCAGAAAAACCGGCGCCATGTTTCTTTTGAACGGCGATGCCCTCGCCACTAGAGTTGGTTCGCTTTCCGAAGGACAGAAAGGCTTGCTCTGTTTTGCGCGTTTTGTCATCCAGAAGCCTGGTTTATTGATTTTGGACGAGCCCACCAACCACATCAACTTCCGCCATCTGCCAGTTATCGCCAAAGCCCTAGACGCCTACGAGGGAACGATTGTTATGGTTTCCCACGCCCCGGACTTTGTCAGCCAGATTAGGTTTGGCGAAGAGCTGAATCTTGCCCAGCTTTAG
- a CDS encoding type II toxin-antitoxin system RelE/ParE family toxin, which produces MIRSFGDADTEHIFRRTIVRRYSVELQRAALRKILHVHAAAKLEDLKVPPGNRLEKLKGKDSDKYSIRVNDQWRIRFSWREGNAYEVCLIDYHK; this is translated from the coding sequence ATGATCCGATCATTTGGTGACGCCGACACGGAGCATATTTTTCGGAGGACGATCGTGCGAAGATACTCCGTCGAGCTGCAGAGAGCTGCACTGCGAAAAATTCTGCACGTTCACGCCGCAGCAAAACTCGAGGATCTCAAAGTCCCGCCGGGCAATCGACTTGAGAAGTTAAAGGGGAAAGATTCGGACAAGTACAGCATCAGGGTGAACGATCAATGGCGAATCCGATTCAGCTGGAGAGAGGGAAATGCATACGAAGTCTGTCTGATCGATTATCACAAATAA
- a CDS encoding DoxX family membrane protein yields the protein MNNLFLVGQVFLGAYFTFSGLMHFAKGKDMAGWVASKKLPAALASVYITGALLVLGGVGIMTQMYLPYSYGGLIAFLVIAAVTLHNFWADTDPQAHMANMVNFQKNIALAAALLMLLSQNLS from the coding sequence ATGAATAACCTTTTTCTCGTGGGACAAGTGTTTTTGGGCGCCTACTTCACATTTTCTGGTTTAATGCACTTTGCCAAGGGTAAGGACATGGCCGGTTGGGTGGCGAGTAAGAAACTTCCCGCAGCCCTGGCTAGCGTCTATATTACTGGCGCCCTGCTCGTGCTCGGCGGCGTCGGTATCATGACCCAAATGTACCTGCCTTATTCTTATGGCGGGTTGATCGCATTTTTGGTGATTGCAGCCGTTACACTTCATAACTTCTGGGCCGATACTGATCCGCAGGCGCACATGGCCAACATGGTGAATTTCCAAAAGAACATCGCCCTGGCTGCGGCGTTGCTGATGCTTCTTTCTCAGAATCTTTCTTAA
- a CDS encoding SRPBCC family protein → MNYQASIEIAAAPEIVFPFVADPAKRTVWMQKSFGGIYSIISTEFPNGFDESNPVGTKFIDLISHKYTQAVMRYNGEILRYSKPTLFEFRTEVPYGSTYGKGRPSPTRSITKVTFTLEPTGSGGTKLTWAMEDETVQSFGFLNFFFVPAIQAMMRYTLKPLKTMVEKI, encoded by the coding sequence ATGAACTATCAAGCCTCGATCGAAATTGCAGCCGCCCCGGAGATAGTTTTTCCATTCGTGGCCGACCCGGCTAAACGGACTGTATGGATGCAGAAAAGCTTCGGCGGCATATACAGCATAATTAGTACTGAATTTCCGAATGGCTTCGACGAGTCTAATCCGGTTGGGACAAAGTTCATTGATCTCATCTCTCACAAATACACCCAGGCAGTCATGCGTTATAACGGCGAGATTCTACGATACAGCAAGCCAACATTGTTCGAGTTTAGAACGGAAGTTCCGTATGGTTCAACTTACGGGAAGGGTAGACCCTCGCCGACTCGTTCAATTACGAAGGTTACCTTTACCCTTGAACCAACAGGGAGTGGCGGAACTAAACTTACGTGGGCGATGGAAGACGAAACCGTCCAGAGTTTTGGTTTTTTGAATTTCTTTTTCGTGCCCGCTATTCAGGCAATGATGCGCTATACGCTGAAGCCCCTTAAAACCATGGTGGAGAAAATTTAA